A genomic region of Limnohabitans curvus contains the following coding sequences:
- a CDS encoding RelA/SpoT family protein, which produces MKHNGETQRASLLSASLQDLPDQPEALTRARAFAQPLLMGVTLDTGEDSLAHADAVTAILHQIGGSEAMQAACYLVYAAEHLQKPEEVIAKAFGPSYAELALETTRLIRVQRQARAVAAESQVAALQTENVRKMLLAFSRDLRVVLLRLASRLQTLRYYAASKQPVPNSLAYESLHVFAPLANRLGIWQIKWEMEDLSFRFLEPETYREIAKLLDEKRVERENYMVQLREDLEAELKTQGITAQVAGRPKHIYSIVKKMRGKSLDFSRVFDVRALRVVVPSVPDCYAALSMVHSKFSPIDSEFDDYIAKPKSNGYQSLHTVVRDAQGRPIEIQIRTQEMHDHAEHGVAAHWAYKEAGTKGYAGVSASGDYDAKIAVLRQLLAWERELSVGAQSQATTDALSDRIYVLTPDAAVVELPQGATPIDFAYTLHTNLGHRCRGARVDGAMVPLNTQLKNGQTVEVTAIKEGGPSRDWLNPELGFLASSRARSKVRAWFNAQAMQETAAKGREAVEKLLQREGKTAVKLDDLASQLGFKSADALFELVGKDEFSLRNIETLLNPPTTVMVADDYVRLKKAKTIDKASKSGVLVVGIDSLLTQLSKCCKPAPPDEIRGFVTRGKGVSIHRADCGNFRQMALRNGDRVIEVDWGQSASAQALVYPVDVNIEALDRQGLLRDISEVFAKEKMNVIGVQTQSVKDLAWMTFTVEVGDSRRLQKVLGLVKEVRGVRMAKRR; this is translated from the coding sequence ATGAAACATAACGGAGAAACGCAGCGTGCTTCGCTCTTGAGCGCCTCACTGCAAGATTTGCCAGACCAGCCTGAGGCGCTGACTCGGGCGCGTGCCTTTGCGCAGCCTTTGCTGATGGGCGTCACGCTTGATACAGGTGAAGATTCGCTCGCGCACGCTGACGCGGTGACGGCCATCCTCCATCAAATTGGTGGCTCTGAAGCCATGCAAGCGGCCTGCTACTTGGTCTATGCCGCAGAGCACTTGCAAAAGCCAGAAGAAGTCATTGCCAAAGCCTTTGGCCCGAGCTATGCCGAGTTGGCTTTGGAAACCACGCGTTTGATTCGCGTGCAACGCCAAGCACGCGCTGTGGCGGCTGAATCGCAAGTGGCAGCTTTGCAAACCGAAAACGTGCGCAAGATGCTGCTGGCGTTCTCGCGCGATTTACGCGTGGTGCTGTTGCGCTTGGCGTCGCGCTTGCAAACTTTGCGCTACTACGCCGCCAGCAAGCAGCCTGTGCCAAACAGCTTGGCGTATGAGTCCTTGCATGTGTTTGCGCCGTTGGCGAACCGCTTAGGCATTTGGCAGATCAAGTGGGAAATGGAAGATTTGTCTTTCCGTTTCCTTGAGCCCGAAACCTACCGTGAAATTGCCAAGCTCCTCGATGAAAAACGTGTGGAGCGCGAGAACTACATGGTGCAGTTGCGCGAAGACCTAGAGGCCGAACTCAAAACTCAAGGCATCACGGCGCAAGTGGCGGGGCGGCCCAAGCACATTTACAGCATTGTCAAAAAGATGCGCGGCAAGTCGCTGGACTTTTCGCGCGTGTTTGACGTCCGAGCCTTGCGCGTGGTGGTGCCTTCGGTGCCCGATTGCTATGCCGCCTTGAGCATGGTGCACAGCAAGTTCTCGCCGATTGATTCGGAGTTTGACGACTACATTGCCAAGCCCAAATCCAATGGCTATCAGTCGTTGCACACGGTGGTGCGTGACGCGCAGGGGCGCCCGATTGAGATTCAAATCAGAACCCAAGAGATGCACGACCACGCCGAGCATGGTGTGGCCGCACATTGGGCCTACAAAGAAGCAGGTACCAAAGGCTACGCGGGTGTGAGCGCCTCCGGCGACTACGACGCCAAGATTGCCGTGCTGCGTCAGCTCTTGGCTTGGGAGCGCGAGCTCTCAGTTGGCGCCCAAAGCCAAGCCACCACCGATGCCTTGAGCGACCGCATTTATGTGTTGACGCCAGACGCCGCCGTGGTCGAGCTGCCCCAAGGTGCAACGCCCATTGACTTTGCCTACACCTTGCACACCAACCTCGGTCACCGTTGCCGGGGCGCGCGTGTGGATGGCGCGATGGTGCCACTGAATACGCAACTGAAAAACGGCCAGACGGTGGAGGTGACCGCCATCAAAGAAGGCGGCCCCTCGCGTGATTGGCTCAACCCAGAGTTGGGCTTTTTGGCCAGCTCGCGGGCGCGTTCCAAAGTGCGCGCTTGGTTCAATGCCCAGGCCATGCAAGAAACAGCGGCCAAGGGGCGTGAGGCAGTCGAAAAACTGTTGCAACGCGAAGGTAAAACAGCGGTGAAGTTGGATGACTTGGCATCGCAACTGGGCTTTAAATCGGCTGATGCTTTGTTTGAGCTGGTGGGTAAGGACGAGTTTTCGCTGCGCAACATCGAAACGCTGCTGAACCCACCCACCACGGTGATGGTGGCGGACGACTATGTGCGTTTGAAAAAAGCCAAAACGATCGACAAAGCCTCTAAGAGTGGTGTCTTGGTGGTAGGGATTGACTCGTTGCTCACGCAACTCAGCAAATGCTGCAAGCCTGCGCCGCCCGATGAGATTCGTGGCTTTGTGACGCGCGGCAAAGGCGTGAGCATTCACCGGGCTGATTGCGGCAACTTCCGTCAAATGGCACTGCGTAATGGCGACCGTGTGATTGAGGTGGACTGGGGGCAGTCCGCTTCGGCGCAGGCCTTGGTGTATCCGGTGGATGTGAACATCGAAGCTTTAGACCGCCAGGGCTTGTTGCGTGACATCTCAGAAGTCTTTGCCAAAGAAAAAATGAACGTGATTGGCGTGCAAAC